In Anaerolineae bacterium, the following proteins share a genomic window:
- a CDS encoding CDP-alcohol phosphatidyltransferase family protein, translating to MLDRVVRKYSRILLEPIARFISWTGLSPNVITVIGFVLMIGVAVVLAQGHLFWGGLLIIAAAIFDGIDGTLARMLGRTSRFGAFLDSTLDRFSEAIIFLGLFIYLIEQGHKLELILIYATVVGSLMVSYARARAEGIGVPIKEGLFTRFERVFILVTGLLLNQLTLALWVLAIFSNFTAIQRMYLVWRITGGEKGG from the coding sequence ATGTTAGATAGGGTTGTACGCAAATACAGCCGCATCCTTTTGGAACCAATTGCCCGCTTTATCAGTTGGACCGGCCTCTCGCCCAATGTGATTACCGTGATTGGCTTTGTATTGATGATTGGCGTGGCCGTTGTCTTGGCCCAAGGTCATCTGTTTTGGGGAGGATTATTGATCATCGCTGCCGCCATTTTTGACGGCATTGACGGCACGTTGGCCCGGATGCTGGGGCGCACCAGTCGTTTTGGCGCTTTTCTGGATTCAACCCTGGATCGTTTTTCGGAAGCCATCATCTTTTTGGGCCTCTTTATTTATCTCATTGAACAGGGCCACAAGCTGGAACTGATTCTGATCTACGCCACGGTGGTTGGCTCGCTGATGGTCAGTTATGCCCGGGCCCGGGCCGAAGGCATTGGGGTGCCTATTAAAGAAGGATTGTTTACCCGTTTTGAGCGGGTTTTTATTTTGGTAACCGGCCTGCTCCTGAATCAATTGACCCTGGCCTTATGGGTGCTGGCCATTTTTTCCAACTTCACGGCCATCCAACGCATGTATCT